A window of the Helianthus annuus cultivar XRQ/B chromosome 4, HanXRQr2.0-SUNRISE, whole genome shotgun sequence genome harbors these coding sequences:
- the LOC110936008 gene encoding UDP-glycosyltransferase 85C1 isoform X1, with translation MEEVPKVGQKKPHVVFIPLPAQSHIKCMLKLARLLHHKGLLVTFINTQSNQKRLVTSGGTSWLDDAPGFQFLTVPDGLASTSDSIDEPLQSMEQVARYLADNFLDSFLDLVAGLNTPVTCIVSDGFMTFAKTRYAGEKLRVPIILHWTFAACGFIGFYQAKVLMEKGVVPLKDESYLTNGYLDTLVDIPGMNGIRLRDLPEHILGVGPKAHALKFMVETVVEADKASHMIFHTFDGLESSIIRELKSMFPKIYTIGPLQLLLNQIRAKGSNNSNFSGYSLWKEEPECLQWLQSKEPNSVVYVNFGSLAVMSLQDLVEFGWGLVNSNSYFLWIIRDNLIDGKPAVLPPELEEVIKSKGFIATWCSQEEVLNHHSVGGFLTHGGWGSVIESLSAGVPMICCPFSGDQRTNCAQMCKEWEVGMEIGRNVKRDEVEKLVRELMDGVEGVKMRKKAIECKKIADISTKPKGSSSIDIEELVAEIRMISRN, from the exons ATGGAAGAAGTGCCTAAAGTTGGTCAGAAGAAGCCTCATGTGGTGTTCATACCATTACCTGCGCAAAGCCACATCAAGTGTATGCTCAAGCTAGCCAGGCTTCTGCACCACAAGGGCCTCCTTGTTACCTTTATCAACACCCAGTCAAACCAAAAGCGACTGGTAACATCTGGTGGGACTAGCTGGCTCGATGACGCTCCTGGTTTTCAATTCTTAACAGTTCCTGATGGACTTGCTTCTACATCAGACAGCATTGATGAACCGCTGCAGTCCATGGAACAAGTGGCAAGGTACTTGGCAGACAATTTCTTGGATTCCTTTCTTGACCTTGTGGCCGGGCTCAATACTCCCGTCACTTGTATTGTTTCTGACGGGTTCATGACTTTCGCAAAAACACGTTATGCGGGTGAGAAGCTCAGAGTTCCTATCATCCTTCACTGGACATTTGCTGCTTGTGGTTTCATAGGGTTTTACCAGGCAAAAGTTCTAATGGAAAAAGGAGTTGTCCCACTTAAAG ATGAAAGTTATTTGACAAATGGATACCTTGATACCTTAGTAGATATTCCAGGAATGAATGGGATACGTTTAAGGGATCTACCGGAACATATCTTAGGTGTAGGGCCCAAAGCTCATGCATTAAAATTCATGGTAGAAACCGTAGTGGAGGCTGATAAAGCTTCACATATGATATTTCATACTTTTGATGGATTAGAGAGTAGTATTATCAGAGAGCTTAAATCCATGTTTCCTAAAATCTACACGATTGGGCCTTTGCAGTTGTTGCTAAATCAGATTAGAGCAAAAGGATCCAACAATTCGAATTTCAGTGGTTATAGTTTATGGAAGGAAGAACCCGAGTGCCTCCAGTGGCTCCAGTCAAAGGAACCGAACTCTGTGGTGTATGTCAACTTTGGAAGTTTGGCAGTGATGTCTTTACAAGACTTGGTAGAATTTGGTTGGGGACTTGTTAACAGTAACAGCTATTTTCTTTGGATTATACGGGATAATTTGATTGATGGGAAGCCTGCGGTTTTGCCTCCAGAACTCGAGGAGGTGATTAAAAGTAAAGGCTTTATTGCAACCTGGTGTTCACAAGAAGAAGTCTTGAATCACCATTCGGTTGGTGGTTTCTTAACTCATGGTGGGTGGGGTTCTGTCATTGAGAGCTTGTCTGCTGGGGTGCCCATGATCTGTTGCCCATTTTCAGGTGACCAACGGACTAATTGTGCACAAATGTGCAAGGAATGGGAAGTTGGGATGGAGATTGGGAGGAATGTGAAGAGAGATGAAGTGGAGAAGCTTGTAAGGGAGTTAATGGATGGGGTTGAGGGTGTGAAAATGAGAAAGAAGGCTATAGAGTGTAAGAAAATTGCGGATATCTCAACAAAACCTAAAGGCTCGTCATCTATTGATATTGAGGAACTTGTTGCTGAAATCCGCATGATTTCAAGAAACTAA
- the LOC110936008 gene encoding UDP-glycosyltransferase 85C1 isoform X2, with translation MEEVPKVGQKKPHVVFIPLPAQSHIKCMLKLARLLHHKGLLVTFINTQSNQKRLVTSGGTSWLDDAPGFQFLTVPDGLASTSDSIDEPLQSMEQVARYLADNFLDSFLDLVAGLNTPVTCIVSDGFMTFAKTRYAGEKLRVPIILHWTFAACGFIGFYQAKVLMEKGVVPLKDESYLTNGYLDTLVDIPGMNGIRLRDLPEHILGVGPKAHALKFMLLLNQIRAKGSNNSNFSGYSLWKEEPECLQWLQSKEPNSVVYVNFGSLAVMSLQDLVEFGWGLVNSNSYFLWIIRDNLIDGKPAVLPPELEEVIKSKGFIATWCSQEEVLNHHSVGGFLTHGGWGSVIESLSAGVPMICCPFSGDQRTNCAQMCKEWEVGMEIGRNVKRDEVEKLVRELMDGVEGVKMRKKAIECKKIADISTKPKGSSSIDIEELVAEIRMISRN, from the exons ATGGAAGAAGTGCCTAAAGTTGGTCAGAAGAAGCCTCATGTGGTGTTCATACCATTACCTGCGCAAAGCCACATCAAGTGTATGCTCAAGCTAGCCAGGCTTCTGCACCACAAGGGCCTCCTTGTTACCTTTATCAACACCCAGTCAAACCAAAAGCGACTGGTAACATCTGGTGGGACTAGCTGGCTCGATGACGCTCCTGGTTTTCAATTCTTAACAGTTCCTGATGGACTTGCTTCTACATCAGACAGCATTGATGAACCGCTGCAGTCCATGGAACAAGTGGCAAGGTACTTGGCAGACAATTTCTTGGATTCCTTTCTTGACCTTGTGGCCGGGCTCAATACTCCCGTCACTTGTATTGTTTCTGACGGGTTCATGACTTTCGCAAAAACACGTTATGCGGGTGAGAAGCTCAGAGTTCCTATCATCCTTCACTGGACATTTGCTGCTTGTGGTTTCATAGGGTTTTACCAGGCAAAAGTTCTAATGGAAAAAGGAGTTGTCCCACTTAAAG ATGAAAGTTATTTGACAAATGGATACCTTGATACCTTAGTAGATATTCCAGGAATGAATGGGATACGTTTAAGGGATCTACCGGAACATATCTTAGGTGTAGGGCCCAAAGCTCATGCATTAAAATTCATG TTGTTGCTAAATCAGATTAGAGCAAAAGGATCCAACAATTCGAATTTCAGTGGTTATAGTTTATGGAAGGAAGAACCCGAGTGCCTCCAGTGGCTCCAGTCAAAGGAACCGAACTCTGTGGTGTATGTCAACTTTGGAAGTTTGGCAGTGATGTCTTTACAAGACTTGGTAGAATTTGGTTGGGGACTTGTTAACAGTAACAGCTATTTTCTTTGGATTATACGGGATAATTTGATTGATGGGAAGCCTGCGGTTTTGCCTCCAGAACTCGAGGAGGTGATTAAAAGTAAAGGCTTTATTGCAACCTGGTGTTCACAAGAAGAAGTCTTGAATCACCATTCGGTTGGTGGTTTCTTAACTCATGGTGGGTGGGGTTCTGTCATTGAGAGCTTGTCTGCTGGGGTGCCCATGATCTGTTGCCCATTTTCAGGTGACCAACGGACTAATTGTGCACAAATGTGCAAGGAATGGGAAGTTGGGATGGAGATTGGGAGGAATGTGAAGAGAGATGAAGTGGAGAAGCTTGTAAGGGAGTTAATGGATGGGGTTGAGGGTGTGAAAATGAGAAAGAAGGCTATAGAGTGTAAGAAAATTGCGGATATCTCAACAAAACCTAAAGGCTCGTCATCTATTGATATTGAGGAACTTGTTGCTGAAATCCGCATGATTTCAAGAAACTAA